The DNA window TGTCAATTGGGTTTCTTCTGTCTGGATTGTCACTTCAGGACTTATCAACTGCAAGTCTGTGTTGTTTTCATAATTAGAATTAATTGCTGTCACCCAGGCATTCACACCTGAATGAGCACCCATTGCTTCATCTTCACCCCAGCTCCAGCCTGCCGGATCATTAGAGATAAACTCTCCGTCATATTGTTCAAAGTTCCAACTGCTGCCTGTTGGTGAATGCCAGACTATATAAGCATTTCCTGCATGTGATTCTTCTACTATCACATTGCAGGGAGGGTTTGTAAACTCACCGATGATGATATCTATCTCCATATCTCCATCGATATCAATATTATCTTCATAAGTCATAAAGTTATCTAATTCTATCACTATATCATAATTATTCACCCAGACATCATTGATTATGCAGAGTCCATTCTCGTCAGCAATTCCTTCATAATTCTGATAATTTCCATAAGGATCAGGAGCAGTTGATTCCAGATACACAAGTGCACCTTCCGGGCTGTCTCCTATATTAGTGGTCATATTTATTGTAACTTCAGCATACATATTATTTGCCATCCAGTTACTAAATGCTGCATCTGCAAGCACTCCATTTGAGTATTCTGCTTTTACTGCATAACAATATACTCCTGGGCTGGTTACCGATGCCCAGCTTTCATCTGTATAGCTGGTATCAATGATATTCTCAACAATCAGATCCCAGTTGTCAACGTTTGCTTCGTCACCTAATAATCCCCGATAAATACTATATCCTTCGAAATCTCTTGTTTCTCTCTGCTGGCTGTTTCTTGCCAAAGGATTGATTCTTGTAAGATTTTCTCCGATGCGTACATCATCGATAGCCCAACCTAAAGAATTTTGATATTCGTCACTAACAAAGTGCCATTTGAACATTGCATCATAACCTACATAATATGTAAGATCAAATACAGCCAACACCCAGCCGGTTGGCGTCCAATTTGGTCCACCAGTATATCCCGGTCCACCTACATAATTATTAGGGTATCCACCTTGCGGTGTGATTAGTGACCAGCTATAACCACCATCAATCGTAATCTTTACATTTCCACCATCATAGTTATACTCACTATCCATATAATGATAAAATGTCAATTGGGTTTCATCAGTCTGGATTGTCACTTCAGGACTTATCAACTGAAAGTCTATTTCGTCTTCATAATTAGTATTAATTGCTGTCACCCAGGCATTATCACCTGAATGAGCACCTATTGTTGCATCTTCACCCCAGCTCCATCCTGTCGGATCATTAGAGATAAACTCTCCGTCATCATCTTCAAAGTCCCAAATCATTTCCATACATGTTGATGGAGAATGCCAATTGATTTGGGCAAATTGATTATCATCTTCTTCCACGAATACATCATAAGCGGGGAAGGCAAGCTCTGATATCATTACCTCCACAGTCATATCCTGGTCAACTTCTAAATTTCCTTCGTAGCCTGCATATCCATCCAGTTCTGCGGTCAGCTCATAATCACCATAATATACTCCGCTTAAAATTGTTGTTCCCATATCATCTGCAATTCCTGAATATTCATAATATTCACCACCTGGATTTGGTTCTATTGCTCTCAATTCCACGTAAGCTCCCGCCGGAATACCTCCATCATTCGTGCTTAGATTTACCGTTACATTTGCTACGGAATTTGCTTCCAGCCAATTACTGAATGAAGGGGCTGAAAGTATTGAACTACTGTATTCTGCTCGTACACAATATTTATAAATATCAGGATCTATGATTTGACTCCAGGTTATGTCTTCATAAGTGGTATCAGCAATCCCTTCTGCGATTACATCCCAATCCTCAAAGTTTTCTTCATCACCGTTAAGTCCGCGATATATAGAATAACTTTCTAAATCTCTTGGGGTATTTGAGGACATCTGTATTGCTCTTTCGGCAGGAGTTCCCACAAATACGTCATCAATCATAACTCCCAAAAATGTTGTTGAACTGTTAGAACCAAAATGGAACCTGAGCCTTACATCGTTTCCATCATAAGCACTTAAATCAAATGTTGCCATTGACCAAACCTGATCATTACCGGCAAAACATTCTTCCCCGTCAAGTCCACTTGCTGAGCTATTATATCCTTCCAGAGGATATAGCAATTGCCACCAGGATGAACTAGTGTATTGTATCTCTACATTAAAACCATCAAAATAAGGTGCACTGTCACACCAATACCAGAATGTAAGCTGTACTTCATCAGACTCAATATGAATGTCCGGCGTAATCAACTGATAATCCGCATCGTTTATATAATTGTCATTGAGATCAGTTCCCCACACTTTTGTTCCACTATGTGCACCGGCTGTGGCGTCCGTTCCCCATTCCCAACCTGCGGTTGAAACAAAGTCACCGTCATGATTTTCAAAATCCCAATACACATAACTGGTTACAATGGGATTATGCCATATCAGGTCAGCATCACCGCTTGTATTGATAGATGCCTGAACATCAATTGGATAAGATGTAAATTCATTTACCATTACATCAAAGCTCTCAATATTTTCATCTATTTCTACTATTTCACCCCAGATTTCATAATTTAATAAATTCACTTCCATAAAATAGGTTGATTTCCAGACATGATCAATTGTACATATTCCGTCATTATCGGCTATTGCATAATATTCAGGGAAATTTCCATCGGGATCAGGCATTGTTCCATACATAACAACTTCAGCTCCTGCCGGTAAATCTCCATCATTAGTAGTGACATTCACGGTAACATCACTATACATTTGCTTACCAAGCCAGTTAGATATTTCCGGTTCTGAAAGCAAACCATTTGTATATTCTGCTTTCACTGCATAACGCCATAATCCGTTATCTACTTCTGCCCAGGTCAGATCTGTATAAGTCGTCTCTGTAATCCCGGTGGCAACTTCTACCCAGTTAGTTTCATCATCTTCTTCGCCATAAGCTAATCTATAAATACTATATCCATCCAGGCTTCTTGATAAATTGCGGGGAGATAATGCTATTGGCACAAGATTTTCATGAGTCTGAGTAAGACTTTCCCTCCCGGCTAAGTAAAGGGCTACATCATCAATAAACCAGCCGGTCTCTTCTGTGGCAGCGTCAGAACCAAAGTGAAATTTAAACATTACATCTTCATCAGCATAAGCTGCCAGTTCAAATATTGCAGTCTCCCAATAATATGAATTTCCTGCATAGCAGGGTTCTTCGGGTATGCCGGCACAAGATGAATGTGCTTCGTCAGGATATCCACCAATCGGGTTTATCAATTCCCAGGTCATCCCACCATCAACCGAAATCTTTACGTTACCACCATCCCAGCCTGCTTCAATATCATAATAATGGCTGAATGTCAAAACTATATCATTTCCATATATATGAAATTCCGGTGTTACCAACTGATAA is part of the Candidatus Stygibacter australis genome and encodes:
- a CDS encoding immune inhibitor A; the protein is YQLVTPEFHIYGNDIVLTFSHYYDIEAGWDGGNVKISVDGGMTWELINPIGGYPDEAHSSCAGIPEEPCYAGNSYYWETAIFELAAYADEDVMFKFHFGSDAATEETGWFIDDVALYLAGRESLTQTHENLVPIALSPRNLSRSLDGYSIYRLAYGEEDDETNWVEVATGITETTYTDLTWAEVDNGLWRYAVKAEYTNGLLSEPEISNWLGKQMYSDVTVNVTTNDGDLPAGAEVVMYGTMPDPDGNFPEYYAIADNDGICTIDHVWKSTYFMEVNLLNYEIWGEIVEIDENIESFDVMVNEFTSYPIDVQASINTSGDADLIWHNPIVTSYVYWDFENHDGDFVSTAGWEWGTDATAGAHSGTKVWGTDLNDNYINDADYQLITPDIHIESDEVQLTFWYWCDSAPYFDGFNVEIQYTSSSWWQLLYPLEGYNSSASGLDGEECFAGNDQVWSMATFDLSAYDGNDVRLRFHFGSNSSTTFLGVMIDDVFVGTPAERAIQMSSNTPRDLESYSIYRGLNGDEENFEDWDVIAEGIADTTYEDITWSQIIDPDIYKYCVRAEYSSSILSAPSFSNWLEANSVANVTVNLSTNDGGIPAGAYVELRAIEPNPGGEYYEYSGIADDMGTTILSGVYYGDYELTAELDGYAGYEGNLEVDQDMTVEVMISELAFPAYDVFVEEDDNQFAQINWHSPSTCMEMIWDFEDDDGEFISNDPTGWSWGEDATIGAHSGDNAWVTAINTNYEDEIDFQLISPEVTIQTDETQLTFYHYMDSEYNYDGGNVKITIDGGYSWSLITPQGGYPNNYVGGPGYTGGPNWTPTGWVLAVFDLTYYVGYDAMFKWHFVSDEYQNSLGWAIDDVRIGENLTRINPLARNSQQRETRDFEGYSIYRGLLGDEANVDNWDLIVENIIDTSYTDESWASVTSPGVYCYAVKAEYSNGVLADAAFSNWMANNMYAEVTINMTTNIGDSPEGALVYLESTAPDPYGNYQNYEGIADENGLCIINDVWVNNYDIVIELDNFMTYEDNIDIDGDMEIDIIIGEFTNPPCNVIVEESHAGNAYIVWHSPTGSSWNFEQYDGEFISNDPAGWSWGEDEAMGAHSGVNAWVTAINSNYENNTDLQLISPEVTIQTEETQLTFYHYMDSENSYDGGNVKISIDGGNSWELITPEGGYPGNYVGGPGYTGGPSGWVMAVFDLSDYERADAIFKWHFVSDALENEYYGWAIDDVKIGEPDDDRDEISLFGDMKHALGKASDAPVSEDRMWIGYNIYRGLENDMENFENWEIIAEAYVDTTMEDETWSQINSAGIYMYCVRSLYTNGILSEPAFSNSLAFIADVTVSITVTANSGDPTDGAYVELINQDGNPQHIYTGTVTGGMVYWSEVFRGTYDLTIELYGHVTYEQSDVSIYVATTLNVELEESICAPADPAVNNETGLFTWSVPEPEDNLEYKSINNAINAGNLAMASEQEIPETLTRSVDYYIVYLDGTLIDQTTQMFFEFDTVEGWSYGEEYTAGVSAHYTSNNESILAETDFTCLFIDPVNGNDIPLVTALTGNYPNPFNPSTTINFAVSQEDSPVKISIYNIKGQLVQNLVNKTYPAGKHQIVWSTEALPSGVYLCKANIAGKTFKQKMLLTK